The genome window CAACTCAATCTGATCGCGATAAATCAAACCTTGTACGTTGCGATCTTGAAAGAAGTTTTGCTTGCGCTGCTTTGTCGAATAAAGAATCAGACTCTCTTTTTCTTTTTGCGTGAGTAGATCCCAAGAAAGACTCTCGACCGCTTCCCCTGGAAACGACTCTTTGATTTGCTTTAAAAGCGCCGGAGGCACGGCTGCCTCACCCAGAGGACTGATAACCGGGCCTATTGTTCCGTCAGAGGTTGTGAACATGCGATCCGCAATCGCACCACTGATCTCGATTTCAACAGCACTGTCACGCAGAGGAACCGAGGTAAAAGCGTTCTCGCAGCGGAGCCCGGCCCAGGAGGTGGCACTGACAAACAAAGTACTCAATAGAAATAGGCTTGTTTTCATAGCTTAAAGCTATTTCAAAGAATGGGCCCTTTATCTCGAATATAAGCCTTCTTAAGGCCCGCTCCACAAGCGCCTGACGAAAAGGGCTTTACACTCTGGAGTTTAGCCAACAATGCGGCCTCTCAAAATGAGACAGCGGGCCTCATTCGGCACTTGCCTTTTTAACGCCACCCGGCTAAGTTGGGTCCCTTTCGACCTCACGGAGGTTCTTATGAAAATCAATCTGACTGAAATCCCTGAAGAGGGAAAACAATTCGTATGCACTCCACAAACGGGCGAGTTGAACTCGGTTTTAAAAGACCTCATCGGTGACCGTGCTTATCACACTGAATTTTTTATACGCCCACTAAACTCTAAAGACTTTGAACTCACTGGGACCGTTAAAACAGAGCTTCCTGAAGAATGCTCTCGCTGCGGCCTTGATTTCTGCCTGAAGGTCACACCAAGTCTGAGCGCCATCCTTATTCCGCGACAATCCGACGACCGCACGGGTAAATATGCTAAAGTGAACCATATTTCTGAAGCCATCGAAAATGGCCCTGCAACGGCGGAATACGACGGTATGGTCTTCGATATGGGCGAATATGTGCACGAAGCTGTGGCAATTGCCGCGCCTTTTAATCCAGCAGGACCTGAGGATGAAAAGGGCGATTGCACAGTCTGCGGAATCCACGTAAAAGGCCGTAGCTTTGGTTATGACGAGGAAATGCCTGCCGAAAAGCCGGAATCCCCGTTTGCAGCCCTTAAAAATATTAAGTTGAATTAAGGTTGATTTTTATCGACTTTTGGTTAAATTACCAACCTTTGTAACACTTTAAAGAGGTAGACAATGCCAACTCCTAAAAAGAAAACTTCCCGCGCTCGTCGCGATCAACGCCGCTCTCATGATGGTATCTCTGCTCCTGCAGTAGCTATTGAAAAGAAAACGGGAGAACTTGTACGTCCTCACCGTGCTCACAAAGCTTCTGACGGTGCTTACTACTACAAAGGTAAGCAAATCAGCGCAGCTAAAGCTTAATTCTTAGGACGAGGATTAATCCATGGCTGGTATTTACAGATCTCGCGTAGCTGGAACAGGTTCCTATTTGCCACCCGGCATTCTTACGAATGCCGACTTGGAAAAAATGGTGGAAACCAACGATCAATGGATCGTTGAACGTACCGGGATCAAACGCCGCCACATGGCTTCTGATCGTCCTGAAGATTATCAGTCCTGCTCGGACTTAAGCTTGATCGCTTCTGAACAAGCTCTCAAAGACGCGGGTCTCACCGCGCAAGATCTCGACGCTATCATTGTTTGTACTGTTTCTGGTGACCAGGTCATGCCGAGCACGGCCTGCGTACTTCAGCACAAACTCGGCGCTCGCAATATCATGGCCTTCGATCTTTCTGCTGCCTGTTCTGGTTTCGTCTATGGTTTGTCCGTAGCCGATCAGTTCATCCGTACCGGCGTTTACAAGCATGTGCTTGTTGTAGGTGCCGAAGTCCTTCATCGCTTTGTAAACTATCAAGACCGCGAAACTTGCATCCTCTTTGGTGATGGTGCCGGTGCGTGGGTTCTATCTCGCACATCCACTGAAGACAGAAACGTGATCATGAGTTCTCACTTGCACGCTGATGGCGGCTTGGGTGATCTCTTCGTTTTGCCTGCTGGTGGTTCAAAAATTCCGTTCTCTGCTGAAGTTCTCGAGAACAAAGGCCAGTACGTGAAAATGAAGGGCCGCGAGATTTTCAAAAATGCTGTTCGTACGATGAGCCACTGCTGCCAAGAAGCTTTGGATGCAAATCATATGACGGCAGATCAAGTCGATTGGCTAATTCCACATCAAGCCAACAACCGTATCATTGAAGCAATTGCTGATTACTATGAGTTCCCGAAAGAAAAAGTGGTCGTGAGCGTTCACGAAACTGGGAATACATCAGCAGCATCTATTCCTTTGGCCTTCCAAATGGCAAAAGAAGACGGCCGTGTTAAACGAGGACAAACAATTCTCCTCACCGCTTTCGGAGCTGGTCTCACGAGCGGCAGCCTTTTAATGAGGTACTAATTTTATGATGACTCTTTTATTTCCTGGTCAAGGCAGTCAACAGCCTGGAATGGGCCGTTTTTTATTCGATAACTTCAAAGTCGCTAAAGAAACTTTCGAAGAAGCCAGCGAAGCCCTGTCGCAAGACATGAAAAAGCTCTGCTTCGATGGTTCTGAAGCGGATCTCGCACTGACTGAAAACACACAACCTGCGTTGTTAGTCACTTCGACGGCAACTCAAAGAGTTTTGAAATCAGAATATCATATCAAAGTTGCAGCTGGCGCTGGCCACTCCATCGGCGAATATGCCGCTCTTGTTGCCGCAAACGTGATTGATTTCATGCCGGCAATGAAAGCAGTTCGCACTCGCGGTCAAGCGATGCAATCCGCAGTTCCTGTAGGCCAAGGCGGAATGATCGCGACTCTGGGTTTAGAACCAGATCAGGCGAAATTCCTTTGTGAGTTTGTGGTGAAAAATTCAGGTCACGGACCGTTGTCACCTGCCAACTTCAATAGCCCAGGCCAAATCGTATTGAGCGGCTCAATGAAAGCGATTGAATGGTTAAAGGCGAATTTCAAACCAGAAATTTTCCCGGAGCCACCAAAGCGCGCAAAGCTCATTCCTTTGAATGTTTCAGCTCCATTCCACTGTGAAATGATGCTTCCAGCCGAGAAAAAGATGCGTGAAGTGCTCACCGCCATGGAGTTTAGAGCGCCTTCTTTCAAGATCGTTCAAAACTTTACTGCTAACTTTGAAAGCACTCCTGAGACACTTCGAGAAAACTTAATTCGCCAGGTTTCTGCACCGGTTCGTTGGACTGAAAGCATGGAGCTTTTAAAGGCACAAAACCTCACTAAATGTGTTGAGTGCGGCGCTGGCAAGGTTGTTGCGGGTCTTCTTAAGAAAATCGACAGCGAAGCCTTCACCGTGTTTAATACGAACTCCTTAGAAGATCTTAAATTGATTGAGGAATTTCTGAAAGCTTCGAGTCATTAAAAGTCCTTGATGTAGGGAATTCTTTCGGTCAAAGTGTGTTGCAAATAACACAAGAAAAGCTCAAGTTTTTAGTATTTTAGTTTAGTTACTGTTAGGGAATTTTATGAAAGCTCTGCAAGGAAAAAAAATCATCGTCACAGGTGGCAGCCGCGGTATCGGCGCGTCCATTGTAAAGCT of Bdellovibrionales bacterium contains these proteins:
- a CDS encoding DUF177 domain-containing protein — protein: MKINLTEIPEEGKQFVCTPQTGELNSVLKDLIGDRAYHTEFFIRPLNSKDFELTGTVKTELPEECSRCGLDFCLKVTPSLSAILIPRQSDDRTGKYAKVNHISEAIENGPATAEYDGMVFDMGEYVHEAVAIAAPFNPAGPEDEKGDCTVCGIHVKGRSFGYDEEMPAEKPESPFAALKNIKLN
- the rpmF gene encoding 50S ribosomal protein L32 translates to MPTPKKKTSRARRDQRRSHDGISAPAVAIEKKTGELVRPHRAHKASDGAYYYKGKQISAAKA
- a CDS encoding ketoacyl-ACP synthase III — translated: MAGIYRSRVAGTGSYLPPGILTNADLEKMVETNDQWIVERTGIKRRHMASDRPEDYQSCSDLSLIASEQALKDAGLTAQDLDAIIVCTVSGDQVMPSTACVLQHKLGARNIMAFDLSAACSGFVYGLSVADQFIRTGVYKHVLVVGAEVLHRFVNYQDRETCILFGDGAGAWVLSRTSTEDRNVIMSSHLHADGGLGDLFVLPAGGSKIPFSAEVLENKGQYVKMKGREIFKNAVRTMSHCCQEALDANHMTADQVDWLIPHQANNRIIEAIADYYEFPKEKVVVSVHETGNTSAASIPLAFQMAKEDGRVKRGQTILLTAFGAGLTSGSLLMRY
- the fabD gene encoding ACP S-malonyltransferase, coding for MMTLLFPGQGSQQPGMGRFLFDNFKVAKETFEEASEALSQDMKKLCFDGSEADLALTENTQPALLVTSTATQRVLKSEYHIKVAAGAGHSIGEYAALVAANVIDFMPAMKAVRTRGQAMQSAVPVGQGGMIATLGLEPDQAKFLCEFVVKNSGHGPLSPANFNSPGQIVLSGSMKAIEWLKANFKPEIFPEPPKRAKLIPLNVSAPFHCEMMLPAEKKMREVLTAMEFRAPSFKIVQNFTANFESTPETLRENLIRQVSAPVRWTESMELLKAQNLTKCVECGAGKVVAGLLKKIDSEAFTVFNTNSLEDLKLIEEFLKASSH